One Actinospica robiniae DSM 44927 genomic region harbors:
- the mshB gene encoding N-acetyl-1-D-myo-inositol-2-amino-2-deoxy-alpha-D-glucopyranoside deacetylase gives MPTEARSILFVHAHPDDESINNGATMAKYVAEGARVTLVTCTRGEYGEILLPELAHLAADREDRLGEYRVGELDRAMARLGVRDHRFLGEPGEFHDSGMMGTEGNERADAFWQADVGQTAQRLAEVIREVRPQVLVTYNPFGGYGHPDHIQAHRVAMRAVELVEGTDAQVERVYWNTMPYSVLVDAVGTLREEGADTGFKVVEAVEELLYAEDDSLVSAVIHAEEHVPAKTEAMREHATQILVDGPFFALSNYVGMRVLGTEYYRLARGSAPTGAPVAVDLFAGLDR, from the coding sequence GTGCCGACCGAAGCCCGCAGCATCCTCTTCGTGCACGCCCACCCCGACGACGAGTCCATCAACAACGGCGCGACCATGGCCAAATACGTCGCCGAGGGCGCCCGCGTCACTCTGGTCACCTGCACTCGCGGAGAGTACGGGGAGATCCTGCTGCCGGAGCTCGCCCACCTGGCCGCCGACCGGGAGGACCGCCTCGGCGAGTACCGGGTCGGCGAACTGGACCGGGCCATGGCGCGGCTCGGGGTGCGCGATCACCGGTTCCTCGGCGAGCCGGGCGAGTTCCACGACTCCGGGATGATGGGCACCGAGGGCAATGAGCGTGCTGACGCGTTCTGGCAGGCGGACGTCGGGCAGACGGCGCAACGGCTGGCCGAGGTCATCCGCGAGGTGCGGCCGCAGGTCCTGGTGACCTACAACCCCTTCGGCGGCTACGGCCATCCCGACCACATCCAGGCCCACCGCGTGGCCATGCGCGCGGTCGAACTGGTGGAGGGAACCGACGCGCAGGTCGAGCGGGTGTACTGGAACACGATGCCTTACTCCGTGCTCGTCGACGCCGTCGGGACGTTGCGCGAGGAAGGCGCGGACACCGGCTTCAAGGTCGTGGAGGCGGTGGAGGAGCTGCTCTACGCCGAGGACGACTCGCTCGTCTCAGCGGTCATACACGCCGAGGAGCACGTGCCGGCGAAGACCGAGGCGATGCGCGAGCACGCCACCCAGATCCTCGTCGACGGACCCTTCTTCGCTCTGTCGAACTACGTGGGCATGCGGGTGCTCGGCACGGAGTACTACCGGCTGGCCCGGGGCTCGGCGCCCACGGGCGCGCCGGTCGCGGTGGACCTGTTCGCGGGCCTCGACCGGTGA
- a CDS encoding bifunctional DNA primase/polymerase, giving the protein MTAEGQRGQHVRAWRSGVAATPIASPRPARAAIAPHEPMGPVAEAAVDYARRLGWPLTPGFAVDGGRCACGEADCPDYGAHPVPGAWRIAACATPSLVRVVWRMCAEAPVLTVLGRPVPGADRLGAVSVPALIGVAALELLAKRSAASGPTVDGYGRISFLVDLGHDGDGAAEAVAAFDCWRRAGLDLAVLGAMPVRQPGYIPLPTPGFTGRRGVVWAVKPVDGRALPPLAAVVEVFDRAVRSTYPSLWSSVRAHPA; this is encoded by the coding sequence ATGACTGCCGAGGGTCAGCGAGGGCAGCACGTACGGGCGTGGCGGTCGGGAGTGGCCGCCACGCCGATCGCGTCGCCCAGGCCGGCGCGCGCGGCGATCGCCCCGCACGAGCCGATGGGCCCGGTCGCCGAGGCCGCCGTGGACTACGCCCGCCGGCTCGGCTGGCCGCTCACCCCCGGCTTCGCGGTGGACGGCGGGCGCTGCGCCTGCGGCGAGGCCGACTGCCCCGACTACGGCGCGCACCCGGTGCCCGGCGCCTGGCGGATCGCCGCCTGCGCCACGCCCTCGCTGGTCCGGGTGGTGTGGCGGATGTGCGCGGAGGCTCCGGTGCTCACCGTGCTGGGCCGGCCGGTGCCCGGCGCGGACCGGCTCGGCGCGGTCTCGGTGCCCGCCCTGATCGGCGTGGCTGCGCTGGAGCTGCTGGCCAAGCGCTCGGCCGCGTCCGGCCCCACCGTGGACGGGTACGGCCGGATCAGCTTCCTGGTGGACCTCGGTCACGACGGCGACGGCGCCGCGGAGGCCGTCGCGGCCTTCGACTGCTGGCGCCGGGCCGGCCTGGACCTCGCCGTGCTCGGGGCCATGCCGGTGCGGCAGCCGGGCTACATCCCGCTGCCCACCCCCGGCTTCACCGGCCGGCGCGGCGTGGTGTGGGCGGTCAAGCCGGTGGACGGGCGCGCGCTGCCGCCCCTCGCCGCGGTCGTCGAGGTCTTCGACCGGGCGGTGCGCTCGACCTACCCGAGCCTGTGGAGCTCGGTGCGGGCGCACCCGGCCTGA
- a CDS encoding S9 family peptidase, which yields MTDAEQTTFPRQFARTQRFRLGAPSAFTPAPDGSRIALLRTKTGADRATCLWTAEPATGVLTLIADPVELLADTGAEQLTDAEKARRERSRTGAAGIVDYAVDAAVTSAVFALSGRLFAADLVKGGVRELPAAGPVVDPRIDPTGRQVAYLSGGSLRVIGVDGTGDRALAEPDGPNPETVGYGAADFIAAEELDRFRGYWWSPDGEKLLVARVDEAPVRVQYIADPANPVVAPRTVRYPAAGTANAVVELFLFGLDGARSQVEWDRVGYEYLARVHWSEHGPALVSVLSRDQKTGLVLAVAADGSTSVVAREHDEVFFEFAPGAPVWVPPVGEGRARLARIAARGDSYRLLLGEDSVTPEGVQVRSLVSAGPEYGFVTASMDDPTREHVLRVAWADGAMKRVNGVSGVSAAAVGGTLAVVSSATLDQPNTRTYVVDMSAEQPTRLSVIESVAETPLITARPIELVLGERELHGALLLPSNHKPGSKLPVLLDPYGGPHAQMVKAAHNLYLNAQWIADHGFAVLVVDGRGTPGRGPAWDRAVRDDFAGATLQDQVDGLHAAAEQYPDLDLTRVAIRGWSYGGYLSALAVLRRPDVFHAAVVGAPVTDWKMYDTCYTERYLGHPDQQPAVYAANSLFPQAGSGAWEWAEPRRPMLIIHGLADDNVVAAHTLRLSSALLAAGRPHTVLPLSGVTHMTPQEIVAENLLKIQVGFLKEALGMKDAG from the coding sequence ATGACCGACGCTGAACAGACCACCTTCCCCCGGCAGTTCGCCCGCACCCAGCGCTTCCGGCTGGGCGCGCCGAGCGCGTTCACGCCCGCCCCGGACGGCTCGCGCATCGCCCTGCTGCGCACCAAGACCGGTGCGGACCGGGCCACCTGCCTGTGGACGGCGGAGCCGGCAACCGGCGTGCTCACGCTGATAGCCGACCCGGTGGAGCTGCTCGCGGACACCGGCGCGGAGCAGCTGACCGACGCGGAGAAGGCCCGGCGCGAGCGCAGCCGCACCGGAGCGGCCGGCATCGTCGACTACGCCGTGGACGCGGCCGTGACCAGTGCGGTCTTCGCGCTCTCGGGCCGGCTGTTCGCGGCGGATCTGGTCAAGGGCGGGGTGCGCGAGCTGCCGGCCGCGGGGCCGGTGGTCGATCCGCGGATCGACCCGACGGGGCGTCAGGTCGCCTACCTCTCGGGCGGATCGCTGCGGGTCATCGGCGTCGACGGCACCGGCGACCGCGCGCTGGCCGAGCCGGACGGGCCGAACCCGGAGACGGTCGGCTACGGCGCGGCGGACTTCATCGCGGCGGAGGAGCTCGACCGCTTCCGCGGCTACTGGTGGTCCCCGGACGGCGAGAAGCTGCTGGTCGCGCGGGTCGACGAGGCCCCGGTCCGGGTCCAGTACATCGCCGACCCGGCCAACCCGGTGGTGGCTCCGCGCACGGTGCGCTATCCGGCCGCCGGCACCGCCAACGCGGTGGTGGAGCTGTTCCTGTTCGGCCTCGACGGCGCGCGCAGCCAGGTCGAGTGGGACCGCGTCGGCTACGAGTACCTGGCCCGGGTGCACTGGAGCGAGCACGGTCCGGCGCTGGTCTCGGTGCTGAGCCGGGATCAGAAGACCGGCCTGGTGCTGGCCGTGGCCGCGGACGGGTCGACCAGCGTCGTGGCGCGGGAGCACGACGAGGTCTTCTTCGAGTTCGCCCCGGGCGCGCCGGTGTGGGTGCCGCCGGTGGGCGAGGGCCGGGCCCGGCTGGCCCGGATCGCCGCGCGCGGCGACTCGTACCGGCTGCTGCTGGGCGAGGACTCGGTCACGCCCGAGGGCGTCCAGGTGCGCTCGCTGGTCTCGGCCGGACCCGAGTACGGCTTCGTCACCGCCTCGATGGACGACCCGACCCGCGAGCACGTGCTCCGGGTGGCCTGGGCGGACGGCGCGATGAAGCGCGTCAACGGCGTGTCCGGGGTCAGCGCCGCGGCCGTCGGCGGGACCCTCGCCGTCGTCTCCTCGGCCACCCTCGACCAGCCGAACACGCGCACGTACGTGGTGGACATGTCGGCCGAGCAGCCCACCCGGCTGTCCGTGATCGAGTCGGTGGCCGAGACCCCGCTGATCACGGCCCGGCCGATCGAGCTCGTCCTGGGCGAGCGCGAGCTGCACGGCGCGCTGCTGCTGCCCTCGAACCACAAGCCGGGCAGCAAGCTGCCGGTCCTGCTCGACCCCTACGGCGGCCCGCACGCCCAGATGGTCAAGGCCGCGCACAACCTCTACCTCAACGCCCAGTGGATCGCCGACCACGGCTTCGCGGTGCTGGTCGTGGACGGCCGCGGCACCCCCGGCCGCGGCCCGGCCTGGGACCGCGCCGTGCGCGACGACTTCGCCGGCGCGACCCTGCAGGACCAGGTCGACGGCCTGCACGCGGCCGCCGAGCAGTACCCGGACCTGGACCTGACCCGGGTGGCCATCCGCGGCTGGTCCTACGGCGGGTACCTCTCCGCGCTCGCCGTTCTGCGCCGCCCCGACGTCTTCCACGCCGCGGTGGTCGGCGCGCCGGTGACCGACTGGAAGATGTACGACACCTGCTACACCGAGCGCTACCTGGGCCACCCGGATCAGCAGCCTGCGGTCTATGCGGCCAACTCGCTCTTCCCGCAGGCCGGCTCCGGCGCCTGGGAGTGGGCCGAGCCGCGCCGCCCGATGCTGATCATCCACGGCCTCGCCGACGACAACGTGGTGGCCGCGCACACGCTGCGCCTCTCCTCCGCCCTGCTCGCCGCCGGCCGGCCGCACACCGTGCTGCCGCTGAGCGGGGTGACCCACATGACCCCGCAGGAGATCGTGGCGGAGAACCTGCTCAAGATCCAGGTCGGCTTCCTCAAGGAGGCGCTGGGGATGAAGGACGCCGGCTAG
- a CDS encoding RNA polymerase sigma factor codes for MAPGSRARLSDDAVAAELFAAHYNRLAGWCRRLVDDDQTASEIAMEAFTRLLGRLRKIEDPVGYLYVIAANLVRDHWRKTRRERDGMRVLQQERPADESPGDPELRRLVEQLPERLRTPVLLYYYAGFPVGDIARLTNRPTGTVKSDLFQARAVLRKALEGTR; via the coding sequence CTGGCGCCCGGAAGCCGGGCCCGCCTGTCCGACGACGCGGTCGCGGCGGAGTTGTTCGCCGCGCACTACAACCGCCTCGCGGGCTGGTGCCGGCGGCTCGTGGACGATGATCAGACGGCCAGTGAGATCGCCATGGAGGCCTTCACCCGGCTGCTCGGCCGGCTGCGCAAGATCGAGGACCCGGTCGGCTACCTGTACGTCATCGCGGCGAATCTGGTGCGCGACCACTGGCGCAAGACCAGGCGGGAGCGCGACGGCATGCGGGTGCTGCAGCAGGAGCGCCCGGCCGACGAGAGCCCGGGCGACCCGGAGCTGCGCCGGCTGGTCGAGCAGCTGCCCGAGCGGCTGCGCACCCCGGTGCTGCTCTATTACTACGCCGGGTTCCCGGTGGGCGATATCGCACGGCTGACGAACCGGCCGACCGGCACCGTCAAGAGCGACCTGTTCCAGGCCAGGGCAGTGTTGCGCAAGGCACTGGAGGGAACCCGGTGA
- a CDS encoding DUF4232 domain-containing protein: MSAPLDDENDESVPEEPGERPFDASESVDDFGEDSPTWGAADPDFDRMLRDRIGPVEPMPTPPYGFERVLMAGRRRRARKLWAGASAAALVVMAGTAGTTVALHAGPSGVAAAAAPSDSTVLLATSQAAVPATSDPVASPSPSASPSPSVPASSAAPSSSSSTTGQCRSTDMNATGVAKAGRAGTSATLVVTLKNTSGHSCITDGYPGLEFAPAGGTPLQPVTETRVSGALKRELSVPANGTVSTLVTYQTTMSGATPGADCYTPSVYVLIIPPNQQEQLMATISGGPVTVCADGAVSLTPLAGGSNG, translated from the coding sequence ATGAGCGCTCCTCTCGACGACGAGAACGATGAAAGCGTGCCCGAGGAGCCCGGTGAGCGGCCCTTCGACGCCTCGGAGTCGGTGGACGACTTCGGCGAGGACTCCCCCACCTGGGGTGCCGCCGACCCGGACTTCGACCGGATGCTGCGCGACCGGATCGGCCCGGTCGAGCCGATGCCCACCCCGCCGTACGGCTTCGAACGGGTCCTGATGGCCGGCCGGCGGCGGCGGGCGCGCAAGCTGTGGGCCGGCGCGTCGGCCGCGGCGCTGGTGGTGATGGCGGGCACGGCCGGCACGACCGTCGCGCTGCACGCCGGACCCTCCGGCGTGGCCGCGGCCGCGGCGCCCAGCGACAGCACCGTGCTGCTGGCCACCAGCCAGGCCGCGGTGCCGGCCACCTCGGACCCGGTCGCCTCGCCGAGCCCGTCCGCGTCGCCGAGTCCGTCGGTCCCCGCCAGCTCGGCCGCCCCGAGTTCGAGTTCGAGCACGACCGGGCAGTGTCGGAGCACGGATATGAACGCGACCGGCGTGGCGAAGGCGGGCCGCGCCGGGACGAGCGCGACGCTGGTGGTGACGCTGAAGAACACCTCCGGGCACTCGTGCATCACCGACGGGTACCCGGGCCTGGAGTTCGCCCCGGCCGGCGGCACGCCGCTGCAGCCGGTGACCGAGACCAGGGTGTCCGGAGCGCTCAAGCGCGAGCTCAGCGTGCCCGCCAACGGCACCGTCTCGACCCTGGTGACGTATCAGACCACGATGTCGGGGGCCACTCCGGGCGCGGACTGCTACACGCCGAGCGTGTACGTGCTCATCATCCCGCCGAACCAGCAGGAGCAGCTGATGGCCACGATCTCCGGCGGCCCGGTCACGGTCTGCGCGGACGGCGCGGTGAGCCTGACCCCGCTGGCGGGCGGCTCGAACGGCTGA
- the typA gene encoding translational GTPase TypA: protein MPTRNDIRNVAIVAHVDHGKTTLVDAMLKQSGAFRENQHVDERVMDSNDLEREKGITILAKNTAVHFRSPQDQSDTVINIIDTPGHADFGGEVERGLSMVDGVVLLVDASEGPLPQTRFVLRKALNAKMPVILVINKTDRPDARIAEVIDETYELFMDLDATEDQIDFPIVYASGRDGKASLEKPENGSSPDSSDLLPLFDTILKTIPAPTYEENAPLQAHVTNLDASNFLGRIALCRVMQGTIRKGQQVAWIKRDGSVERVKITELMMTEALERKPAESAGPGDICAIAGISEIMIGETLADPEDPRPLPLITVDEPAISMTIGTNTSPLVGREKGSKVTARMVKDRLEKEIVGNVSINVLPTERPDAWEVQGRGELALAILVEQMRREGYELTVGKPQVVVREIDGKVHEPVERLTVDCPEEYLGVITQLLAIRKGRMESMSNHGTGWIRMEFLVPSRGLIGFRTEFLTDTRGTGIANTNFEGYEPWFGELRTRASGSLVADRAGSVTPFAMINLQERGSLFVEPTTEVYEGMIVGENSRADDMDVNITKEKKLTNMRASTSDTTENLIPPRKLSLEQALEFCREDECVEITPHNVRIRKVQLDAATRGRAAARAKHGN from the coding sequence ATGCCTACGCGTAACGACATCCGCAACGTGGCCATCGTGGCGCACGTCGACCACGGCAAGACCACGCTGGTCGACGCGATGCTCAAGCAGTCCGGCGCGTTCCGCGAGAACCAGCACGTGGACGAGCGTGTGATGGACTCCAACGACCTCGAGCGGGAGAAGGGCATCACCATCCTGGCGAAGAACACCGCCGTGCACTTCCGCAGCCCGCAGGACCAGTCCGACACCGTCATCAACATCATCGACACCCCCGGCCACGCCGACTTCGGCGGCGAGGTCGAGCGCGGGCTGTCCATGGTCGACGGCGTCGTGCTGCTCGTGGACGCGTCCGAGGGCCCGCTGCCGCAGACCCGGTTCGTGCTGCGCAAGGCGCTGAACGCGAAGATGCCGGTGATCCTGGTCATCAACAAGACCGACCGCCCGGACGCCCGGATCGCCGAGGTCATCGACGAGACCTACGAGCTGTTCATGGACCTGGACGCGACCGAGGACCAGATCGACTTCCCGATCGTCTACGCCTCGGGCCGCGACGGCAAGGCCTCGCTGGAGAAGCCGGAGAACGGCTCCTCCCCGGACAGCTCGGACCTGCTGCCGCTGTTCGACACCATCCTCAAGACCATCCCGGCGCCCACCTACGAGGAGAACGCGCCGCTGCAGGCGCACGTGACCAACCTGGACGCGTCCAACTTCCTCGGCCGGATCGCGCTGTGCCGGGTGATGCAGGGCACCATCCGCAAGGGCCAGCAGGTCGCCTGGATCAAGCGTGACGGTTCCGTCGAACGGGTGAAGATCACCGAGCTGATGATGACCGAGGCGCTGGAGCGCAAGCCGGCCGAGTCGGCCGGCCCGGGCGACATCTGCGCCATCGCCGGCATCTCCGAGATCATGATCGGCGAGACCCTCGCCGACCCGGAGGACCCGCGCCCGCTGCCGCTGATCACGGTGGACGAGCCGGCCATCTCGATGACCATCGGCACCAACACCTCGCCGCTGGTCGGCCGGGAGAAGGGCTCGAAGGTCACCGCGCGGATGGTCAAGGACCGGCTGGAGAAGGAGATCGTCGGCAACGTCTCCATCAACGTGCTGCCGACCGAGCGTCCGGACGCCTGGGAGGTGCAGGGCCGCGGCGAGCTGGCGCTGGCCATCCTGGTCGAGCAGATGCGCCGCGAGGGCTACGAGCTGACCGTGGGCAAGCCGCAGGTCGTGGTCCGCGAGATCGACGGCAAGGTACACGAGCCGGTCGAGCGGCTGACCGTGGACTGCCCGGAGGAGTACCTGGGCGTCATCACCCAGCTGCTCGCGATCCGCAAGGGCCGGATGGAGTCGATGTCGAACCACGGCACCGGCTGGATCCGGATGGAGTTCCTGGTCCCCTCCCGCGGCCTGATCGGCTTCCGCACCGAGTTCCTCACCGACACCCGCGGCACCGGCATCGCGAACACCAACTTCGAGGGCTACGAGCCCTGGTTCGGCGAGCTGCGCACCCGCGCCTCCGGCTCGCTGGTGGCGGACCGGGCCGGCTCGGTCACCCCGTTCGCGATGATCAACCTGCAGGAGCGCGGCTCGCTGTTCGTCGAGCCCACCACCGAGGTGTACGAGGGCATGATCGTCGGCGAGAACTCCCGCGCCGACGACATGGACGTCAACATCACCAAGGAGAAGAAGCTCACGAACATGCGGGCGTCCACCTCCGACACCACGGAGAACCTGATCCCGCCGCGCAAGCTCTCGCTCGAGCAGGCCCTGGAGTTCTGCCGCGAGGACGAGTGCGTGGAGATCACCCCGCACAACGTGCGCATCCGCAAGGTGCAGCTGGACGCGGCCACCCGCGGCCGGGCCGCGGCCCGCGCCAAGCACGGCAACTGA
- a CDS encoding succinate dehydrogenase/fumarate reductase iron-sulfur subunit has protein sequence MSYKAKFKVWRGDAGAGSLEDYAVEVNEGEVVLDIIHRLQATQAPDMAVRWNCKAGKCGSCSAEVNGVPRLMCMTRMSTFTEEETVTVTPLRTFPVIRDLVTDVSFNYTKAREVAAFEPPADLKPGEYRMQQVDVDRSQEFRKCIECFLCQNTCHAVRDHEDNKEHFAGPRFLMRVAELDMHPLDGRERRNEAQEDHGLGFCNITKCCTEVCPEHIKITDNALIPMKERVADRKYDPLVWLGNKIARRK, from the coding sequence GTGAGCTACAAGGCCAAGTTCAAGGTCTGGCGCGGCGACGCCGGGGCGGGCTCGCTGGAGGACTACGCGGTGGAGGTGAACGAGGGCGAAGTCGTCCTCGACATCATCCACCGGCTGCAGGCGACGCAGGCGCCGGACATGGCGGTGCGCTGGAACTGCAAGGCGGGCAAGTGCGGTTCCTGCTCGGCCGAGGTCAACGGCGTCCCGCGGCTGATGTGCATGACGCGGATGTCCACCTTCACCGAGGAGGAGACCGTCACGGTCACTCCGCTGCGCACCTTCCCGGTCATAAGGGACCTGGTGACGGACGTCTCGTTCAACTACACCAAGGCTCGCGAGGTCGCCGCGTTCGAGCCGCCGGCGGATCTGAAGCCCGGCGAGTACCGGATGCAGCAGGTCGACGTCGACCGCTCGCAGGAGTTCCGCAAGTGCATCGAGTGCTTCCTGTGCCAGAACACGTGCCACGCCGTGCGTGACCACGAGGACAACAAGGAGCACTTCGCCGGACCGCGCTTCCTGATGCGCGTCGCCGAGCTCGACATGCACCCGCTCGACGGCCGGGAGCGCCGCAACGAGGCGCAGGAGGACCACGGCCTCGGCTTCTGCAACATCACCAAGTGCTGCACCGAGGTCTGCCCCGAGCACATCAAGATCACCGACAACGCCCTGATCCCGATGAAGGAGCGCGTGGCCGACCGCAAGTACGACCCGCTGGTCTGGCTCGGCAACAAGATCGCCCGCCGGAAGTAG
- the pepN gene encoding aminopeptidase N → MPGKNLTRDEARRRAELLEVESYRVSLDLGNAADLSAPTFTSTSTIRFSCTEPGASTFLDLIAPSVRSITLNGHELAPAEAFADSRVQLPRLQASNEVTVVADCAYSRTGEGLHRFQDPADQLVYLYTQFEPADARRLYANFEQPDLKASFTFDVKVPAGWYISGNAAPARRAPVRDGVAHWTFAPTARISTYLTAVVAGPYHVASDEYTYLLPDGTTLLIPLNALCRASLSEDFDHEAIFEVTKRGLDFFHDAFAYPYPFGKYDQAFVPEYNLGAMENPGCVTFTEEFVFRSKQIDAMYEARATTILHEMAHMWFGDLVTMKWWDDLWLKESFADYMGTYSLVSATGWTDGWVSFANRRKAWAYRADQMPTTHPIVATIDDLEDAKLNFDGITYAKGASVLKQLAAYVGVEPFLEGARHYFRQHAYGNTTLRDLLAALEETSGRDLSAWSKAWLETSGLNTLGIDEPGETIVQGDGRPRPHRIGVGGYRFHEASGRVLREQRVELDVTEERTPLPAEVADAQFVLVNDEDLTYCKLTLNPGQLAFAYEYLSSFSDPMPRSLLWSALWNMTRDGLLPGNRFLDFLDLHAAAESKIGVLENLLGQASYVIDHYLSLQDRAARREPVAAMALRELRAAPAGSDHQLAWARFFAGHACRPEDFELLEALLAGRGEIAGLAVDADLRWRFVIALAGAGRAGGDRIEAELERDRTASGHRHHAEALAARPTPEAKAEVWEFFEGGRDWPKDLLRAVFSGFARADQLPLIAPYTERYFSALDRIWAERTIENASTLVRAAFPELIVDEATLARADAWLAEPGHAPALRRLVSEARDDLARALRARAA, encoded by the coding sequence ATGCCGGGGAAGAATCTGACCAGGGATGAGGCGCGGCGGCGGGCCGAACTGCTGGAGGTGGAGTCCTACCGGGTCTCCCTGGACCTGGGCAACGCGGCCGACCTGTCCGCGCCCACGTTCACCTCCACCAGCACGATCCGCTTCTCCTGCACCGAGCCCGGCGCCTCCACCTTCCTCGATCTGATCGCGCCCTCGGTGCGCTCGATCACGCTCAACGGCCACGAGCTCGCGCCGGCCGAGGCCTTCGCGGACAGCCGGGTGCAGCTGCCGCGGTTGCAGGCCTCGAACGAGGTCACGGTCGTGGCCGACTGCGCGTACAGCCGCACCGGCGAGGGGCTGCACCGCTTCCAGGACCCGGCCGACCAGCTCGTCTACCTCTACACCCAGTTCGAGCCGGCCGACGCGCGGCGGCTCTACGCGAACTTCGAGCAGCCGGATCTCAAGGCATCCTTCACTTTCGACGTCAAGGTGCCGGCCGGCTGGTACATCTCCGGGAACGCCGCGCCGGCGCGGCGGGCGCCGGTGCGCGACGGCGTCGCGCACTGGACCTTCGCGCCCACCGCGCGCATCTCCACCTACCTCACCGCGGTCGTGGCCGGGCCGTACCACGTGGCCAGCGACGAGTACACCTACCTGCTGCCGGACGGCACGACCCTGCTGATCCCGCTCAACGCGCTGTGCCGGGCCTCGCTCTCCGAGGACTTCGACCACGAGGCGATCTTCGAGGTGACCAAGCGCGGGCTGGACTTCTTCCACGACGCCTTCGCCTACCCGTACCCCTTCGGCAAGTACGACCAGGCGTTCGTGCCCGAATACAACCTCGGCGCGATGGAGAACCCGGGCTGCGTGACCTTCACCGAGGAGTTCGTCTTCCGCTCCAAGCAGATCGACGCCATGTACGAGGCGCGCGCGACCACGATCCTGCACGAGATGGCGCACATGTGGTTCGGCGATCTGGTCACCATGAAGTGGTGGGACGATCTGTGGCTCAAGGAGTCCTTCGCCGACTACATGGGCACCTACAGCCTGGTGTCGGCGACGGGCTGGACCGACGGCTGGGTCAGCTTCGCCAACCGGCGCAAGGCCTGGGCCTACCGGGCGGACCAGATGCCCACCACCCACCCGATCGTGGCGACCATCGACGACCTCGAAGACGCCAAGCTCAACTTCGACGGGATCACCTACGCCAAGGGCGCCTCGGTGCTCAAGCAGCTGGCCGCGTACGTGGGCGTCGAGCCCTTCCTCGAGGGCGCCCGGCACTACTTCCGGCAGCACGCCTACGGCAACACCACGCTGCGGGACCTGCTCGCGGCGCTCGAGGAGACCTCCGGCCGGGATCTGTCCGCGTGGTCGAAGGCGTGGCTGGAGACGAGCGGTCTCAATACCCTGGGTATCGACGAGCCGGGCGAGACGATCGTGCAGGGCGACGGCCGGCCCCGGCCGCATCGGATCGGCGTCGGCGGCTACCGCTTCCACGAGGCCTCCGGCCGGGTGCTGCGCGAGCAGCGGGTGGAGCTCGACGTCACCGAGGAGCGCACGCCGCTGCCGGCCGAGGTCGCCGACGCCCAGTTCGTGCTGGTCAACGACGAGGACCTGACGTACTGCAAGCTCACCCTGAACCCCGGCCAGCTCGCCTTCGCGTACGAGTACCTGAGCTCCTTCAGCGACCCGATGCCGCGCTCGCTGCTGTGGTCGGCGCTGTGGAACATGACCCGGGACGGGCTGCTGCCCGGCAACCGGTTCCTGGATTTCCTGGACCTGCACGCGGCCGCCGAGTCGAAGATCGGCGTGCTGGAGAACCTGCTCGGCCAGGCCTCTTACGTGATCGACCACTACCTGTCCCTGCAGGACCGGGCCGCGCGCCGGGAGCCGGTGGCGGCGATGGCGCTGCGGGAGCTGCGCGCGGCCCCGGCGGGCTCGGACCACCAGCTGGCCTGGGCCCGGTTCTTCGCCGGGCACGCCTGCCGGCCGGAGGACTTCGAGCTGCTCGAGGCGCTGCTCGCGGGCCGCGGCGAGATCGCCGGCCTGGCCGTGGACGCGGATCTGCGCTGGCGGTTCGTGATCGCGCTGGCCGGGGCCGGCCGGGCCGGGGGCGACCGGATCGAGGCCGAGCTGGAGCGGGACCGCACCGCCTCCGGGCACCGCCACCACGCCGAGGCGCTGGCCGCGCGGCCGACGCCGGAGGCCAAGGCGGAGGTCTGGGAGTTCTTCGAGGGCGGGCGCGACTGGCCCAAGGACCTGCTGCGCGCGGTGTTCTCCGGGTTCGCCCGGGCCGACCAGCTGCCGCTGATCGCGCCCTACACCGAGCGGTACTTCTCCGCGCTGGACCGGATCTGGGCCGAGCGCACCATCGAGAACGCCTCGACCCTGGTCCGCGCGGCGTTCCCGGAGCTGATCGTGGACGAGGCGACCCTGGCCCGGGCCGACGCCTGGCTGGCCGAGCCCGGGCACGCCCCGGCGCTGCGGCGGCTGGTGTCCGAGGCGCGGGACGACCTCGCCCGGGCGCTGCGTGCTCGCGCTGCGTGA